From the genome of Nicotiana sylvestris chromosome 2, ASM39365v2, whole genome shotgun sequence, one region includes:
- the LOC138885618 gene encoding uncharacterized protein, protein MLERVLQNQDRSNTSMRNMTELVDSHTASIQKLEMQMRDLSREQNPKQKGTLPSDTIETQKVLEELKIQEVNREEVKEKVKETPKTLEPILRPPPLPQRLARRVDDSKLEKFYDILKQLLVNIPFVEEFQEISGFAKYLKELITKKKTTKNEVVNVTHRVSSIIEKTTVQKKEDPGAFTIPCTIGACDFARAHCDNGASINLMPLSIYKQEGLGMLRPTTMRLQMADRSIKRLVGIFDDVLVKVGKFLLHTDFVILDCVVDKEIPIIMGRPFFATGRALMDSKQNEIKFRVNEKRLHSKRARV, encoded by the exons ATGCTTGAGCGAGTATTGCAAAATCAAGACAGGTCCAACACTTCAATGAGGAATATGACCGAGCTTGTCGATTCTCATACCGCATCTATTCAAAAGttggagatgcaaatgagagaccTTTCAAGAGAGCAAAATCCGAAGCAAAAAGGCACACTCCCAAGTGACACAATTGAAACCCAAAAG GTCCTGGAAGAGTTGAAAATTCAAGAAGTGAACCGGGAAGAGGTTAAGGAAAAGGTGAAAGAGACGCCAAAAACTCTAGAACCAATTCTTAGACCTCCTCCTCTCCCTCAAAGGCTTGCTAGAAGggttgatgatagcaaactcgaGAAGTTCTATGACATTCTCAAGCAATTATTGGTAAATATTCCATTTGTGGAAGAATTTCAAGAGATTTCGGGTTTTGCTAAGTATTTGAAAGAGTTGATCACCAAGAAGAAAACCACCAAGAATGAAGTGGTAAATGTGACTCACcgggttagttccatcattgAAAAAACCAccgttcaaaagaaagaagacccgGGAGCTTTTAccattccatgcactattggggcgTGCGACTTTGCAAGAGCTCATTGTGATAATGGGGCTAGCATCAACTTAATGCCTCTTTCTATTTACAAGCAAGAAGGGTTAGGTATGCTGAGGCCTACAactatgaggttgcaaatggccgATCGTTCAATAAAGAGACTAGTGGGAATttttgatgatgttcttgtgaaAGTGGGAAAGTTCCTCCTCCACACCGACTTTGTGATCCTTGATTGTGTTgttgacaaagagatccctatAATCATGGGGAGACCATTTTTTGCTACTGGAAGAGCACTTATGGATTCGAAACAGAATGAGATCAAGTTCCGAGTTAATGAAAAAAGGTTACATTCCAAGCGAGCAAGGGTATGA